The Pocillopora verrucosa isolate sample1 chromosome 14, ASM3666991v2, whole genome shotgun sequence genome has a segment encoding these proteins:
- the LOC131775699 gene encoding post-GPI attachment to proteins factor 2 isoform X2 → MAASFPSVITVQAPITSIPLQRISLFLCTLPLFSFVSCVLIALVWHFDDTTKTHCQVPNYLPSISAAIGGNMPEMFIWRVAIALHCFPRILLLPSAIHKHYTNTQSGRIYHLTTWWFKPLNFLNYILEIIENGALLSMTYISSVENHAMHEASFIVFMVCSMSYMFLSCILSGLTASKPMSKEDSSLFRKKVFAMIFNYFSFGMAVYFFFRHNWYCEPGVYTLFALGEYCTVLSNVAFHWHCSKHFNGAILMLTFVEDMKVN, encoded by the exons atggcggcatCATTTCCTAGCGTAATTACAGTCCAAGCACCTATAACATCCATACCCCTACAACgtatttctttattcctttgtacTTTGCCACTTTTCTCGTTTGTATCTTGCGTGTTGATCGCTCTGGTTTGGCATTTCGATGATACTACAAAGACTCATTGCCAG GTGCCAAACTACTTGCCTTCAATAAGTGCAGCAATTGGGGGAAACATGCCAGAGATGTTTATTTGGAGAGTTGCAATAGCTCTGCATTGCTTTCCTCGAATCCTACTTTTACCATCTGCAATCCATAAACACTACACAAATACACAATCAGGCAGGATTTATCACTTGACAACTTGGTGGTTTAAGCCGCTCAATTTTCTAAACTACATTTTGGAAATAATAGAAAATGGAGCCCTCCTCTCAATGACCTACATTTCATCAGTTGAAAATCATG CTATGCACGAAGCTTCCTTTATTGTATTTATGGTGTGCTCCATGAGTTACATGTTTCTATCATGCATTCTATCTGGATTGACAGCAAGCAAACCAATGAGCAAAGAG GATTCCTCCCTATTCAGAAAAAAGGTGTTTGCCATGATCTTCAACTACTTTTCATTCGGTATGGcagtttactttttcttcagACACAATTGGTACTGTGAACCTGGTG TATATACTCTGTTTGCCCTTGGCGAGTATTGCACAGTCCTATCCAATGTGGCCTTTCACTGGCATTGTTCAAAGCATTTTAATGGTGCTATCCTGATGCTGACCTTTGTTGAGGACATGAAAGTgaact ga
- the LOC131775699 gene encoding post-GPI attachment to proteins factor 2 isoform X1, producing MAASFPSVITVQAPITSIPLQRISLFLCTLPLFSFVSCVLIALVWHFDDTTKTHCQVPNYLPSISAAIGGNMPEMFIWRVAIALHCFPRILLLPSAIHKHYTNTQSGRIYHLTTWWFKPLNFLNYILEIIENGALLSMTYISSVENHAMHEASFIVFMVCSMSYMFLSCILSGLTASKPMSKEDSSLFRKKVFAMIFNYFSFGMAVYFFFRHNWYCEPGVYTLFALGEYCTVLSNVAFHWHCSKHFNGAILMLTFVEDMKVN from the exons atggcggcatCATTTCCTAGCGTAATTACAGTCCAAGCACCTATAACATCCATACCCCTACAACgtatttctttattcctttgtacTTTGCCACTTTTCTCGTTTGTATCTTGCGTGTTGATCGCTCTGGTTTGGCATTTCGATGATACTACAAAGACTCATTGCCAG GTGCCAAACTACTTGCCTTCAATAAGTGCAGCAATTGGGGGAAACATGCCAGAGATGTTTATTTGGAGAGTTGCAATAGCTCTGCATTGCTTTCCTCGAATCCTACTTTTACCATCTGCAATCCATAAACACTACACAAATACACAATCAGGCAGGATTTATCACTTGACAACTTGGTGGTTTAAGCCGCTCAATTTTCTAAACTACATTTTGGAAATAATAGAAAATGGAGCCCTCCTCTCAATGACCTACATTTCATCAGTTGAAAATCATG CTATGCACGAAGCTTCCTTTATTGTATTTATGGTGTGCTCCATGAGTTACATGTTTCTATCATGCATTCTATCTGGATTGACAGCAAGCAAACCAATGAGCAAAGAG GATTCCTCCCTATTCAGAAAAAAGGTGTTTGCCATGATCTTCAACTACTTTTCATTCGGTATGGcagtttactttttcttcagACACAATTGGTACTGTGAACCTGGTG TATATACTCTGTTTGCCCTTGGCGAGTATTGCACAGTCCTATCCAATGTGGCCTTTCACTGGCATTGTTCAAAGCATTTTAATGGTGCTATCCTGATGCTGACCTTTGTTGAGGACATGAAAGTgaactaa